A genome region from Mycolicibacterium litorale includes the following:
- the fadD2 gene encoding long-chain-fatty-acid--CoA ligase FadD2 encodes MPKLTELSSQVAEKAKLYLDRGSAELHYARKMFEAGALQLEPPQNMAAFVADMRRWGEFGMIPALNARRTPDRNAVIDDEGEMTYAQLDEAAHAVANALLAKGIKGGDGVAILARNHRWFLVAVYGAARTGARIILLNSEFSGPQIKEVSEREGAKLIIHDDEYSKAVSQAQPEYGYLRALGTNPDNDEPSESSADTLAEIVASGNKSPAPKVTKHSSVIILTSGTTGTPKGANRKPPLSLAPIGGVLSHVPFKSGEVTLLPAPMFHALGYLHATIGMMLGSTLVLRRRFKPATVLADVEKHKATAIIVVPVMLSRILDHIEKMDTKPDLSSLRIVFVSGSQLGAELATRAMKDIGPVIYNLYGSTEIAFATIARPEDLQKNPATVGPVVKGVRVKLFDDNGKEVPRGEVGRIFVGTTFPFEGYTGGGHKQIIDGLMSSGDVGYFDEHGLLYVSGRDDEMIVSGGENVFPAEVEDLISGHPEVVEATALGVEDKEWGHRLRAFVVKADGASVDEEGIKRYVKEHLARYKVPREVVFLDELPRNPTGKILKRELRDMDVDGSGGGEAKAE; translated from the coding sequence ATGCCGAAGCTCACTGAACTGTCGTCGCAGGTGGCTGAGAAGGCCAAGTTGTATCTCGACCGCGGCTCCGCCGAATTGCACTATGCCCGCAAGATGTTCGAAGCCGGTGCGCTGCAGCTGGAACCGCCGCAGAACATGGCCGCCTTCGTCGCCGACATGCGCCGGTGGGGTGAGTTCGGGATGATCCCCGCGCTCAACGCCCGTCGTACCCCGGACCGCAACGCGGTCATCGACGACGAGGGCGAGATGACCTACGCCCAGCTCGACGAGGCCGCCCACGCCGTGGCGAACGCGCTGCTGGCCAAGGGGATCAAGGGTGGCGACGGCGTGGCGATCCTGGCGCGCAACCACCGCTGGTTCCTGGTGGCCGTCTACGGCGCGGCCCGCACCGGCGCCCGGATCATCCTGCTCAACAGTGAGTTCTCCGGCCCGCAGATCAAGGAGGTGTCCGAACGTGAGGGCGCCAAGCTGATCATCCACGACGACGAGTACTCCAAGGCGGTCTCGCAGGCGCAGCCCGAGTACGGGTACCTGCGGGCGCTGGGCACCAACCCCGACAACGACGAGCCCTCGGAGAGCTCCGCCGACACGTTGGCGGAAATCGTTGCGAGCGGCAACAAGTCGCCCGCGCCGAAGGTGACCAAGCACTCGTCGGTCATCATCCTCACCAGCGGCACCACCGGCACCCCGAAGGGCGCCAACCGCAAACCGCCGCTGTCGCTGGCGCCGATCGGCGGTGTCCTCTCCCACGTACCGTTCAAATCCGGTGAGGTCACGCTGCTGCCCGCGCCGATGTTCCACGCGCTCGGCTACCTGCACGCGACCATCGGCATGATGCTCGGGTCCACGCTGGTGTTGCGGCGCCGGTTCAAACCGGCCACCGTGCTCGCCGACGTCGAAAAGCACAAGGCGACCGCCATCATCGTGGTGCCGGTGATGCTGTCGCGGATCCTCGACCACATCGAGAAGATGGACACCAAACCCGACCTGTCGTCGCTGCGAATCGTGTTCGTCTCCGGTTCGCAGTTGGGCGCCGAGCTGGCGACCAGGGCGATGAAGGACATCGGCCCGGTCATCTACAACCTCTACGGTTCGACCGAGATCGCCTTCGCCACCATCGCCCGCCCGGAGGATCTGCAGAAGAACCCGGCCACCGTCGGCCCGGTGGTCAAGGGGGTGCGCGTCAAGCTGTTCGACGACAACGGCAAGGAAGTGCCGCGCGGCGAGGTGGGCCGGATCTTCGTCGGCACCACATTCCCGTTCGAGGGCTACACCGGCGGCGGCCACAAACAGATCATCGACGGGCTGATGTCCTCCGGGGACGTCGGATACTTCGACGAGCACGGTCTGCTCTACGTGTCCGGGCGCGACGACGAGATGATCGTGTCCGGCGGTGAGAACGTGTTCCCCGCCGAGGTCGAGGACCTCATCAGCGGCCATCCCGAGGTCGTCGAGGCCACCGCACTCGGCGTCGAGGACAAGGAGTGGGGCCACCGGCTGCGGGCCTTCGTCGTCAAGGCCGACGGCGCATCGGTCGACGAGGAGGGCATCAAGCGCTACGTCAAGGAACACCTGGCGCGGTACAAGGTGCCGCGGGAGGTCGTCTTCCTCGACGAGCTGCCGCGCAACCCGACCGGCAAGATCCTCAAGCGCGAACTGCGCGACATGGACGTGGACGGCTCGGGCGGCGGCGAAGCGAAGGCGGAATAG
- a CDS encoding DNA polymerase domain-containing protein: MADMVGGSRAQSLSLDIAGRPLTVTHPDKVVFDAHEGRPPITKLDLIEYYLAVADGALRGVADRPMILKRFVKGITEEAVFQKRAPEKRPDYVDVAELKYASGTSAKEAVIRDAAGLAWAVNVGCVDLNPHPTRADDLAHPDELRVDLDPMPGVTWQQIVDVAMVAREVLEDHGLSAWPKTSGSRGFHIYARIEPRWPFKFVRLAAQTIAREVERRAPELATSRWWKEEREGVFVDFNQNAFDRTVASAYSVRATPDARVSTPLRWDEVPGCRPEAFTVATVPARYAEMGDPWESMDDHAGRLDALLDLADRLGPAEKAPRGAKRSGGTGRRQSVMPLIEIARTKTKDEALAALDTWRERHPEAAVLLEPPDVLVDGMRGPSSIWYRIRINLQHVPEGRRPAQEPLLADYNPWENYRGPQGRHEPDTDE, encoded by the coding sequence ATGGCAGACATGGTCGGCGGATCCCGAGCGCAGAGCCTGTCCCTGGACATCGCCGGTCGCCCGCTGACCGTCACCCACCCGGACAAGGTCGTCTTCGACGCGCACGAGGGCCGGCCCCCGATCACCAAACTCGACCTCATCGAGTACTACCTCGCGGTCGCCGACGGCGCGCTGCGCGGGGTGGCGGACCGGCCGATGATCCTCAAACGCTTCGTCAAGGGCATCACCGAAGAAGCCGTCTTCCAGAAACGCGCGCCGGAGAAGCGGCCGGACTACGTCGACGTCGCGGAGCTGAAGTACGCCTCCGGCACCTCGGCGAAGGAAGCGGTGATCCGGGACGCGGCCGGTCTCGCGTGGGCGGTGAACGTCGGCTGTGTCGACCTCAACCCGCACCCGACGCGCGCGGACGATCTGGCCCACCCCGATGAACTGCGGGTCGACCTGGATCCGATGCCGGGGGTGACCTGGCAGCAGATCGTCGACGTGGCGATGGTCGCGCGCGAGGTGCTCGAGGACCACGGGCTGAGCGCGTGGCCGAAGACCTCCGGCTCCCGGGGTTTCCACATCTATGCCCGCATCGAACCGCGCTGGCCGTTCAAGTTCGTGCGATTGGCCGCCCAGACCATCGCGCGTGAGGTCGAACGCCGTGCACCGGAGCTGGCGACCAGCCGCTGGTGGAAGGAAGAGCGCGAGGGCGTGTTCGTGGACTTCAACCAGAACGCCTTCGACCGCACCGTCGCGTCGGCGTATTCGGTGCGCGCGACCCCGGACGCCCGGGTGTCCACACCGCTGCGCTGGGACGAGGTCCCCGGCTGCCGGCCGGAGGCGTTCACCGTCGCCACCGTGCCCGCGCGCTACGCCGAGATGGGCGATCCGTGGGAGTCGATGGACGACCATGCCGGCCGGTTGGACGCATTGCTCGACCTCGCCGACCGGCTCGGCCCCGCCGAGAAGGCGCCGCGCGGCGCGAAGCGCTCCGGCGGCACGGGGCGCCGCCAGTCGGTGATGCCACTGATCGAGATCGCCCGCACCAAGACCAAGGACGAGGCGCTGGCCGCGCTCGACACCTGGCGGGAGCGCCATCCGGAGGCCGCCGTGCTGCTCGAGCCGCCCGACGTCCTGGTCGACGGGATGCGCGGGCCGAGTTCGATCTGGTACCGAATCCGAATCAACCTCCAGCACGTCCCCGAGGGACGCCGCCCCGCCCAGGAACCGCTGCTTGCCGACTACAACCCGTGGGAGAACTACCGGGGGCCCCAAGGGCGCCACGAACCGGATACCGACGAGTAA
- a CDS encoding STAS domain-containing protein, producing MTFTSTSTATAGAFHYGNPSFDCEGVRMRARCRQLATVVSVTGDIDAGNLSCVADYATRFVLAEKPFILDLTAVNSFDAEALSLFYDIDGRCADAGVEWSVIGSQPVLQVLRASGTIDDMPVTASVPEALHHFSEGILARRRLLPLLTKTA from the coding sequence ATGACATTCACGAGCACGTCCACTGCTACAGCTGGTGCCTTTCACTACGGCAATCCATCGTTCGACTGCGAGGGGGTCCGGATGCGGGCCCGCTGCCGTCAACTCGCGACGGTCGTCTCGGTCACGGGCGACATCGACGCCGGCAACCTGTCGTGCGTCGCTGACTACGCGACACGGTTCGTGCTCGCGGAGAAGCCGTTCATCCTCGACCTCACGGCAGTGAATTCGTTTGATGCGGAGGCACTTTCACTGTTCTACGACATCGACGGCCGGTGCGCCGACGCCGGGGTCGAATGGTCGGTGATCGGTAGCCAACCCGTCCTCCAGGTGCTGCGCGCCTCCGGGACGATCGACGACATGCCGGTCACCGCATCGGTTCCGGAAGCCCTGCATCACTTCAGCGAAGGCATCCTGGCCCGGCGCCGCCTGCTCCCCCTCCTGACCAAGACAGCCTGA
- a CDS encoding class I SAM-dependent methyltransferase, with translation MSDEKSFDTPVHRWEDIPGWFGWRQAQEEAVAHFGDGARFVEVGSYLGRSLCSLAEVVQQSGRRIDVVGVDTCRGSGPEGNRQVNAHGAAVEFGGGTFAGLLHRNVIACGFADTVALLVTDSLSAARMFDDESLAWVHIDARHDYDSVRADIAAWAPKVTRGGWLSGDDYHPEWWPGVVAAVGDSLPDAGEWWPGQWRWLKGDAVYAPGSRV, from the coding sequence ATGAGCGACGAGAAGAGCTTCGACACCCCCGTCCACCGGTGGGAGGACATCCCCGGATGGTTCGGCTGGCGCCAGGCCCAAGAGGAAGCGGTCGCGCACTTCGGCGACGGCGCGCGGTTCGTCGAGGTGGGCAGTTATCTCGGCCGGAGCCTGTGCTCGCTGGCCGAGGTGGTCCAGCAGTCCGGCCGCCGGATCGACGTCGTGGGGGTGGACACCTGCCGGGGCAGCGGCCCGGAGGGCAACCGTCAGGTCAACGCCCACGGAGCGGCGGTGGAGTTCGGCGGCGGCACCTTCGCGGGTCTGCTGCACCGCAACGTCATCGCCTGCGGCTTTGCCGACACCGTCGCGCTGCTGGTCACCGACTCCCTGTCGGCGGCCCGGATGTTCGACGACGAATCACTGGCCTGGGTGCACATCGACGCCCGGCACGACTACGACAGCGTGCGCGCCGACATCGCGGCCTGGGCGCCGAAGGTGACCCGGGGCGGATGGCTCTCCGGCGACGACTACCACCCGGAATGGTGGCCGGGTGTCGTCGCGGCCGTCGGCGACAGCCTGCCGGACGCGGGCGAGTGGTGGCCCGGCCAGTGGCGGTGGTTGAAGGGGGACGCCGTTTACGCCCCCGGCTCCCGGGTATGA
- the tenA gene encoding thiaminase II — MNMQRWSQRLWKEAEPVYSAIMAHPFTTGLTDGSLDPEVFAHYVAQDVHYLRDYARALAVVGAKAPTLADTAMFARHAADVHAVELSLHDTLLPELGLDPAHLAGVPVAPTTRAYTSYLLATVYSGSFADGLAAILPCYWIYARMGRDLLARGSSDARYQKWIDSYGGEEFAATVAQVLELTDRTGPTLTIDQDAAAGAHFLTTSRYEWMFFDAAYRREQWPV; from the coding sequence ATGAACATGCAACGCTGGTCGCAGCGGCTGTGGAAAGAGGCCGAACCGGTCTACTCGGCGATAATGGCACACCCGTTCACCACGGGGCTCACCGACGGATCGCTCGACCCCGAGGTCTTCGCCCACTACGTCGCCCAGGACGTGCACTATCTGCGGGACTACGCCCGCGCCCTTGCGGTCGTGGGAGCCAAGGCGCCGACGCTGGCCGATACGGCGATGTTCGCCCGCCACGCCGCCGACGTACACGCGGTCGAATTGTCGTTGCACGACACCCTGCTGCCCGAACTGGGGCTCGACCCAGCGCACCTGGCCGGCGTGCCGGTGGCCCCCACCACCCGCGCCTACACCAGCTATCTGCTCGCCACGGTCTACAGCGGCAGTTTCGCCGACGGCCTCGCCGCGATCCTGCCGTGCTACTGGATCTACGCCCGGATGGGCCGGGACCTGCTGGCCCGCGGCTCCTCCGACGCCCGCTACCAGAAATGGATCGACAGCTACGGGGGTGAGGAGTTCGCCGCCACCGTCGCGCAGGTCCTGGAGCTCACCGACCGCACCGGCCCGACGCTGACGATTGATCAGGACGCCGCCGCCGGCGCTCACTTCCTCACCACGTCACGCTACGAGTGGATGTTCTTCGACGCGGCCTACCGCCGCGAGCAGTGGCCGGTGTGA
- a CDS encoding GGDEF domain-containing protein yields the protein MQWLQRWWRQPDHFDWITGYLQARGMLGVARWNLAFSTAALALVPAVLTLSSRGPRGALAEAVSWFAVFGGLFAAAMWAGRWPTCRQSVGYILAANLFIALACYVQDDPMVGLMGCTVFATTGGYIALFHTPGYMLYNFGVALYVGVLQTTRLAVEADDTALAVGLLLLVLVLNVAVPFAVQALVHALGVDLLRAARDPLTGLLNRRAVYQQIEQLLTAHRDQHVHLAVAVVDLDEFKQLNDSHGHAVGDQALVAVARALRTEVGKTAVVGRLGGEEFVLADLLEAGQVDEWAGRMCAAVADVPFRVTASVGVAAVCPPLPFDDDGQTVVHMLIGAADHAMYAAKRAGGNQFRHDDRSACR from the coding sequence GTGCAGTGGCTTCAACGGTGGTGGCGGCAGCCGGACCATTTCGACTGGATCACCGGCTACCTGCAGGCACGCGGGATGCTGGGGGTGGCGCGCTGGAACCTGGCGTTCAGCACGGCTGCGCTGGCGCTCGTACCCGCCGTCCTGACGCTGAGCTCGCGTGGACCCCGCGGCGCGTTGGCCGAAGCGGTGAGCTGGTTCGCGGTGTTCGGCGGGTTGTTCGCCGCCGCGATGTGGGCGGGTCGCTGGCCCACCTGCAGGCAGTCCGTCGGCTACATCCTGGCTGCCAACCTGTTCATCGCGCTGGCCTGCTACGTGCAGGACGATCCGATGGTCGGGCTGATGGGCTGCACGGTGTTCGCCACCACCGGCGGCTACATCGCGCTGTTCCACACTCCCGGCTACATGCTCTACAACTTCGGCGTCGCACTGTACGTCGGTGTGCTGCAGACGACCCGGCTCGCCGTCGAGGCCGACGACACCGCACTGGCGGTCGGGTTGCTCCTGCTGGTGCTGGTGCTCAACGTCGCGGTGCCGTTCGCGGTGCAGGCACTCGTGCATGCGCTGGGGGTTGACCTGTTGCGGGCGGCGCGCGATCCGCTGACCGGTCTGCTCAATCGCCGCGCGGTGTACCAGCAGATCGAGCAGCTGTTGACCGCCCACCGCGATCAGCACGTACACCTGGCGGTCGCGGTCGTCGACCTCGACGAGTTCAAACAGCTCAATGACAGCCACGGTCACGCGGTCGGTGATCAGGCGCTCGTCGCCGTCGCCCGCGCGTTGCGCACCGAGGTCGGCAAGACCGCGGTGGTGGGCCGGCTGGGCGGCGAGGAGTTCGTGCTCGCCGACCTGCTCGAGGCCGGACAGGTCGACGAGTGGGCCGGACGCATGTGTGCCGCCGTCGCCGACGTCCCGTTCCGGGTCACGGCCAGCGTCGGGGTCGCGGCGGTCTGCCCGCCGCTGCCGTTCGACGACGATGGGCAGACGGTCGTGCACATGCTCATCGGCGCCGCCGACCACGCGATGTACGCCGCGAAACGTGCTGGCGGCAACCAGTTCCGCCACGATGACCGGAGTGCCTGCCGCTGA
- a CDS encoding NAD(P)/FAD-dependent oxidoreductase, whose protein sequence is MGAGSDRVDRAFEVLVVGGGNAGVSAAARLIRRGVDDVGLIEPQHVHTYRPLLSYVGGGQASMGDAERTQRSVIPRGCTWVQDSAVMIDAPGRTVWCASGRRYRYRDLVLGTGLVPDNDALAGIHTALDDPSVASNYVYRAEQTWQLVQDMPRGGHAVFTVPRPPVSCTATTIKPVFLAAAHWKRTGRLPGVDITLVVDRPDLVPSPAIHARLLDRLRALGVRVLFGTAVTELSPAGRSVTVTGGDGTVEQLTYDMLHLVPPFRGARWLESSGLTGTRPHGLIDIDSRTLRHRAHPEVWAAGDAAAVETDPSGGALRRQISILVDNLLAARSGGRLQDYDGYTVAPVTTDAHRLIPGEYDRSGAVASSLPSFLDPLRSRLSAWAFDRYVLPRVYWNLILEGRI, encoded by the coding sequence GTGGGTGCGGGCAGTGACCGGGTCGATCGTGCGTTCGAGGTACTGGTCGTGGGTGGCGGCAACGCGGGGGTGAGCGCGGCGGCACGCCTGATCCGCAGGGGGGTCGACGATGTCGGGCTGATCGAACCGCAGCACGTCCACACCTACCGGCCGTTGCTGTCCTACGTTGGTGGCGGGCAGGCGTCGATGGGGGACGCCGAGCGCACGCAGCGATCGGTGATCCCCCGCGGATGCACCTGGGTGCAGGACTCGGCGGTGATGATCGACGCGCCCGGCCGCACGGTGTGGTGCGCCTCGGGGCGCCGCTACCGCTACCGCGACCTGGTCCTCGGCACCGGACTGGTCCCCGACAACGACGCGCTGGCCGGCATCCACACGGCGCTCGACGATCCGTCGGTGGCCAGCAACTACGTGTACCGCGCCGAGCAGACCTGGCAGCTGGTGCAGGACATGCCCCGCGGCGGACATGCGGTGTTCACCGTGCCCCGTCCGCCGGTGAGCTGCACTGCGACGACGATCAAGCCGGTGTTCCTCGCCGCCGCGCACTGGAAGCGCACCGGACGCCTTCCCGGCGTCGACATCACGCTCGTCGTCGACCGGCCGGACCTCGTGCCCTCCCCGGCGATCCACGCCCGACTGCTCGACCGGCTGCGGGCGCTCGGCGTGCGCGTGCTGTTCGGGACCGCGGTCACCGAATTGAGCCCGGCGGGGCGCAGCGTCACGGTCACCGGCGGCGACGGCACGGTCGAGCAGCTGACGTACGACATGCTCCACCTCGTGCCACCGTTCCGCGGGGCCCGGTGGCTGGAGAGTTCGGGGCTGACGGGCACGCGCCCACACGGTCTGATCGACATCGATTCCCGCACCCTGCGGCACCGCGCTCACCCCGAGGTGTGGGCCGCGGGTGACGCCGCGGCCGTCGAGACCGATCCGTCGGGCGGTGCGCTGCGACGCCAGATTTCTATCCTCGTCGACAACCTGCTCGCCGCACGCAGCGGCGGGCGGCTGCAGGACTACGACGGGTACACGGTCGCGCCCGTCACCACCGATGCGCACCGCCTCATCCCGGGCGAGTACGACCGTTCCGGTGCGGTGGCGTCGTCGCTGCCGTCGTTCCTCGACCCGCTGCGCTCGCGCCTCTCGGCGTGGGCCTTCGACCGCTACGTGCTGCCGCGTGTCTACTGGAACCTCATCCTCGAGGGGCGGATCTGA
- a CDS encoding LysR family transcriptional regulator ArgP, which produces MTTAHPRTRDETRLGADQLAALAAVIEFGSFDAAADRLHVTPSAVSQRIKALEQRVGQVLVVREKPCRATASGVPLLRLAAQTALLEAEALGELGGPGTTQLPRVAVAVNADSMSTWFTAVLGEVSDVLFDLRIEDQDHSARLLREGVVMGAVTTERSPVPGCRVQALGLMRYLPVASPAYVERHLPEGFTAAAAAHAPSLAWNRDDALQDSLIRKAFRRAVTRPVHYVPTAEGFGAAVRAGLGWGMYPEHLAAPDLADGSFVRIADVHLDVPLYWQCWKLDSPLVARVTGAVRSAAGGLARRNVRSAPRG; this is translated from the coding sequence GTGACCACAGCGCACCCGCGAACACGGGACGAGACTCGCCTCGGTGCCGACCAGCTCGCCGCCCTCGCCGCCGTGATCGAGTTCGGCAGTTTCGACGCCGCCGCCGACCGCCTGCACGTCACACCCTCCGCGGTGAGCCAGCGCATCAAAGCGCTCGAACAGCGGGTCGGCCAAGTGCTGGTGGTCCGTGAGAAACCCTGTCGCGCAACGGCATCGGGTGTTCCGCTGCTCCGGCTGGCGGCGCAGACCGCGCTGTTGGAGGCCGAGGCGCTCGGGGAGCTGGGCGGCCCGGGGACCACACAGCTGCCGCGGGTGGCCGTCGCGGTCAACGCCGACTCCATGTCGACCTGGTTCACCGCCGTGCTCGGGGAGGTCTCCGACGTGCTGTTCGACCTGCGGATCGAGGATCAGGACCACTCCGCGCGGTTGCTGCGCGAAGGGGTGGTGATGGGTGCGGTCACCACCGAGCGCAGCCCGGTGCCCGGGTGCCGCGTGCAGGCGCTCGGGCTGATGCGCTATCTCCCCGTCGCGAGCCCGGCCTACGTCGAGCGCCATCTGCCCGAGGGATTCACCGCCGCGGCCGCGGCGCATGCGCCGTCGCTGGCGTGGAATCGTGACGACGCCCTGCAGGACTCGCTCATCCGCAAGGCATTCCGACGGGCGGTCACCCGGCCGGTGCACTACGTGCCCACCGCGGAGGGCTTCGGCGCGGCCGTGCGCGCGGGGCTGGGCTGGGGCATGTACCCGGAGCACCTCGCCGCGCCGGACCTGGCCGACGGGTCCTTCGTCCGCATCGCCGACGTCCACCTCGACGTGCCGCTCTACTGGCAGTGCTGGAAACTCGACAGCCCGCTGGTCGCCAGGGTCACCGGTGCGGTCCGGTCCGCGGCGGGCGGACTGGCCCGGCGCAACGTCAGATCCGCCCCTCGAGGATGA